A stretch of Fluviicola sp. DNA encodes these proteins:
- a CDS encoding GNAT family N-acetyltransferase codes for MDHCISSDILEKWLTAWSLSRELPPPVNYKSGYKIEVGYEKQKIRYVFPKLTDDFIRLSETIYEPWVFLKVCASPEELKSKVPGRWILQPQGYMMYRDAPMFIQNKDLPKGYRTEFDTYNSTIVLRIISPDGEPASSGRLILVDDLAVYDRIMTEKNHQRKGLAAFLMRELERIALSENISKNFLVATEQGRGLYESLGWKVCSLYTSVVIPAE; via the coding sequence ATGGATCACTGTATTTCTTCGGATATTTTAGAAAAGTGGCTGACTGCCTGGTCTTTGTCGCGGGAATTGCCGCCGCCCGTAAACTATAAATCGGGTTATAAGATAGAGGTTGGTTATGAGAAACAAAAAATCCGCTATGTGTTTCCAAAGCTCACCGATGACTTTATCCGGCTTTCGGAAACCATTTACGAACCCTGGGTTTTCCTGAAAGTTTGTGCATCTCCGGAAGAACTCAAAAGTAAAGTGCCCGGAAGATGGATCCTTCAACCGCAAGGATACATGATGTACCGTGATGCACCGATGTTTATCCAGAACAAAGACTTGCCGAAAGGATATCGTACTGAGTTCGATACATATAATTCCACGATAGTTCTCCGGATTATTTCTCCGGATGGCGAACCGGCTTCCAGCGGACGTCTTATCCTGGTAGATGATTTAGCAGTTTACGACCGGATTATGACCGAAAAGAATCACCAACGAAAAGGCCTTGCTGCTTTTTTGATGAGGGAATTGGAACGAATTGCTTTGTCGGAAAATATTAGTAAAAATTTTTTGGTTGCCACAGAACAGGGAAGAGGGCTTTATGAATCTTTGGGATGGAAAGTTTGCAGCCTTTATACATCCGTGGTTATTCCTGCAGAATAA
- the xth gene encoding exodeoxyribonuclease III: MKIATYNVNGINGRLPVLLRWLEEAQPDIVCLQELKAPNEKFPEKAIRDAGYTALWHGQKSWNGVAILTRGLEIEEICRELPGEKEDTQSRYMEAMIAGMVICCLYLPNGNPAPGPKFDYKLRWFDRLTDRANTLLGFKTPVILVGDFNVMPTEQDVYKPERWLKDALFRPETRAAFHQLVSQGWTDAIRYLYPNETIYTFWDYFRQAYQRNAGLRIDHFLLSPELKSKLKDAGVDRNVRGWEKTSDHAPVWIQLD, from the coding sequence ATGAAAATAGCAACCTATAATGTGAATGGCATCAACGGAAGGCTTCCGGTATTGTTGCGCTGGCTGGAAGAAGCACAGCCCGATATCGTTTGCTTGCAGGAGCTTAAGGCACCGAACGAAAAGTTTCCCGAAAAAGCAATCCGAGATGCCGGTTATACCGCACTCTGGCACGGACAAAAAAGCTGGAACGGTGTAGCGATTCTCACCCGCGGACTTGAAATAGAAGAAATCTGCCGGGAACTTCCCGGGGAAAAAGAAGATACCCAGAGCCGTTATATGGAGGCCATGATAGCGGGAATGGTGATCTGCTGCCTGTATTTGCCCAACGGGAATCCGGCGCCCGGACCCAAGTTTGACTATAAGTTGCGTTGGTTCGACAGGCTGACTGACCGTGCCAATACCCTGCTTGGTTTCAAAACTCCGGTAATTCTTGTCGGGGATTTCAATGTTATGCCAACCGAACAGGATGTTTACAAACCTGAACGCTGGCTAAAAGATGCGCTCTTCCGCCCGGAAACCCGCGCTGCATTCCACCAATTGGTTTCCCAGGGGTGGACCGATGCAATCAGGTACTTATACCCGAATGAAACGATTTATACCTTCTGGGATTATTTCAGACAAGCCTATCAACGAAATGCCGGTTTGCGCATTGATCATTTCCTGTTGAGCCCGGAATTGAAGAGCAAACTGAAAGATGCCGGTGTGGACCGAAACGTAAGGGGCTGGGAAAAAACGAGCGATCATGCGCCGGTATGGATTCAACTGGATTAA
- a CDS encoding patatin-like phospholipase family protein yields MKTKFALVLSGGGFNGAFQVGALKYISEKWRSISGSDKPMKFDIISGVSAGAINGALVAMNELSLLQDLWVNKIGKNGASEIYTSPVIDTSSKEDKLKFKLDKKELGRQLLENIDLKLSFFGKLGIIFSKEKRQAFIDSAFEQLGNVVKSNLHKIKSVADNTPLQIKLSKYLDRNKIKDTIYTCGFVSLNSGQYHSVKHSDFVTHDDFLNGVLSSTAMPAIWKPVEKVSFYEGASMVSAYNNIDGGVMNVSPLGDVIKLINEDPEECRYKIIVINCNSGFPKIQDYQNKSIGEITVRAIYELSLTEIFNNDVSHFLQMNELVQQFREYGKNVQLRSVSNRPIKAFDAIVVNPDRNVEMGNSLVANEKLIDQRIAHGYANAQKAFLV; encoded by the coding sequence ATGAAAACAAAATTTGCATTAGTACTATCCGGCGGCGGTTTTAATGGCGCGTTTCAGGTAGGAGCGTTAAAGTACATTTCCGAAAAGTGGAGAAGCATTTCAGGAAGTGACAAACCAATGAAATTTGACATTATTTCGGGTGTCAGTGCAGGAGCCATTAACGGGGCCTTGGTTGCAATGAATGAATTGAGCTTGCTTCAAGACCTTTGGGTTAACAAGATTGGTAAAAATGGGGCTTCTGAAATCTACACATCCCCTGTTATCGATACTTCAAGCAAGGAAGACAAGCTGAAATTTAAACTGGATAAAAAGGAACTAGGCAGGCAGCTATTGGAGAACATTGACCTAAAGCTGTCTTTCTTCGGAAAGTTGGGTATCATCTTTTCAAAGGAGAAACGCCAGGCGTTTATTGATTCAGCGTTTGAGCAGTTAGGGAACGTGGTAAAATCTAATCTGCATAAGATCAAAAGCGTTGCCGACAATACACCACTACAAATCAAACTGTCAAAGTACCTGGATCGCAACAAAATCAAAGACACGATTTACACTTGTGGTTTTGTGTCGCTCAATAGCGGACAGTATCACAGCGTTAAACATTCAGATTTTGTCACTCATGACGACTTTTTAAATGGTGTTCTTTCTTCAACCGCCATGCCTGCAATTTGGAAGCCGGTGGAAAAGGTTTCTTTTTATGAAGGGGCAAGTATGGTATCAGCATACAACAATATCGACGGGGGCGTAATGAATGTTTCACCGCTAGGGGATGTTATCAAGCTGATCAATGAAGACCCGGAAGAATGCCGGTATAAAATCATCGTCATAAACTGCAATAGTGGTTTCCCAAAAATTCAGGATTATCAAAACAAGTCGATCGGAGAAATTACGGTCCGCGCAATCTATGAACTTTCACTGACTGAAATCTTCAACAATGACGTTAGCCATTTTCTGCAAATGAATGAACTGGTTCAACAGTTCCGCGAGTACGGAAAAAATGTTCAGTTGCGTTCGGTTTCGAATCGCCCAATCAAGGCATTTGACGCAATAGTGGTTAACCCTGATCGAAACGTGGAAATGGGTAATTCTTTGGTTGCAAATGAAAAATTGATCGATCAAAGAATAGCGCACGGGTACGCTAACGCCCAAAAAGCGTTCCTGGTATAA
- a CDS encoding helix-turn-helix transcriptional regulator: protein MENTIYIFDKERLGTKIQSMRKEQKISQEELAANCNVDVRTIQRLEKGEQNVTIELFFAISSNLKTSPEDLIKFGVKTN, encoded by the coding sequence GTGGAGAACACAATCTATATATTCGACAAAGAAAGGCTAGGAACTAAAATTCAGTCAATGAGGAAGGAGCAAAAAATTTCTCAGGAGGAACTTGCTGCTAATTGTAATGTCGATGTCCGCACAATCCAACGACTTGAAAAAGGGGAGCAAAATGTTACTATCGAATTATTCTTTGCAATTTCTAGTAATCTAAAAACTTCACCGGAAGATTTAATTAAATTCGGAGTAAAAACAAATTGA
- a CDS encoding GNAT family N-acetyltransferase, giving the protein MDNKSVNFVVKQDNKREARIRKLMEYSYFKGKHFGQIYISKDQKTCAIILDPSKQKTTLKSILWDLKLVFGCMGISNVKKVLKRESEIKKHHPDFPFLHLWYIGVEPAEQGKAKGTEMMARIIHDAREKRLPIYLETSTERNFPFYEKLGFKVISEINTLGYPLKMYLKEN; this is encoded by the coding sequence ATGGATAATAAATCCGTGAATTTTGTAGTAAAACAGGACAATAAACGTGAAGCTAGGATTAGGAAACTAATGGAGTATTCCTATTTTAAAGGAAAACATTTTGGTCAAATTTATATCTCAAAAGATCAAAAGACTTGCGCTATAATATTGGACCCATCTAAGCAAAAAACCACACTAAAAAGTATTTTGTGGGATCTGAAACTGGTTTTCGGCTGCATGGGAATTTCAAACGTCAAAAAGGTTCTAAAACGCGAAAGCGAAATCAAAAAACATCACCCGGACTTTCCATTCCTTCATCTATGGTATATCGGTGTAGAGCCGGCGGAACAGGGTAAAGCTAAAGGAACTGAAATGATGGCGCGAATTATCCATGATGCAAGAGAGAAGCGATTACCAATTTATTTGGAGACATCTACCGAGAGAAACTTTCCATTTTACGAAAAGCTCGGGTTTAAAGTTATCTCTGAAATAAACACTTTAGGTTATCCATTAAAAATGTACTTAAAAGAGAATTAA
- a CDS encoding helix-turn-helix transcriptional regulator → MFGTELKLTTFIFTCIELIVLFFQLPNYLSRRQDKSRFRFLILIIAFIFYNLCSGLLPDERIPIHILAQNILAFGSGIILATYYFYYLVQELNISQEKLFNTKVLFWSLVLSFGVGFILTYFITGSIAISKRNFIFLPVLISIYFCITTVKFLSKKRKKQKLEETPFKLMIYSGYIGIIFMATMPIVVFFGDYQTINNGLVNISFVITFYAYTKYYLFQSKVEYNLLKKAGFLGIKETTNELNELQSALLEKSGLTSRELDIAYLILKNKNMTYEDIAQETFITPKTVSKHASNIYKKTESNNKKDFIEKFSGENFKSESSVDSIENQLINKNTYETRT, encoded by the coding sequence ATGTTTGGAACGGAACTTAAACTAACAACATTCATTTTTACCTGCATTGAACTAATCGTTTTATTTTTTCAATTACCGAATTATTTATCTCGTAGGCAAGACAAATCCCGATTCAGGTTTTTGATTCTCATTATTGCTTTTATTTTTTATAATCTTTGCAGTGGATTACTCCCAGACGAACGGATTCCGATTCACATTCTCGCACAAAACATTTTAGCATTTGGCAGCGGAATTATACTTGCCACCTATTACTTTTATTATTTGGTTCAGGAACTAAACATTTCCCAGGAAAAGCTATTCAATACAAAAGTTCTATTTTGGAGTTTAGTTTTATCTTTTGGAGTAGGCTTCATTCTTACATATTTTATTACTGGTAGTATCGCCATTTCAAAACGAAATTTCATTTTTCTCCCGGTTCTAATCTCGATATATTTTTGCATTACTACCGTTAAGTTTCTTTCGAAAAAAAGAAAGAAACAGAAGTTGGAAGAAACACCTTTTAAACTCATGATATATTCCGGCTACATAGGAATTATTTTCATGGCAACGATGCCAATTGTTGTTTTCTTCGGTGATTATCAGACAATAAATAATGGATTGGTAAACATTAGCTTCGTAATTACCTTTTATGCATATACGAAGTATTATTTATTTCAAAGCAAAGTAGAATATAACTTACTTAAAAAAGCAGGTTTCTTAGGAATTAAAGAAACTACTAATGAATTGAATGAATTGCAGTCGGCATTACTTGAAAAAAGCGGGCTGACTTCAAGGGAATTGGATATTGCCTATCTGATCCTAAAAAACAAAAATATGACCTATGAAGACATCGCCCAGGAAACATTTATCACTCCAAAAACTGTTTCAAAACATGCTTCAAATATTTATAAAAAAACAGAATCCAATAACAAAAAAGATTTTATAGAGAAATTTAGCGGAGAAAATTTCAAATCAGAATCTTCTGTGGATTCAATTGAAAATCAGTTAATTAACAAAAACACGTACGAAACACGTACGTGA
- a CDS encoding T9SS type A sorting domain-containing protein: MRKVLLSLLALLTLTIVSPPVSLSQTPNMHGRLAKYWFYRWRLRNDFMVMGEGPGQSLVADVRNKWRAQYMLWGDVTIMHGYYLTMLALEHKILQDKGRWADLKNNERELYYAIKAFERLDRVAETFYSSEPGFDEIYRTGDSRLPEDVNGYFFRDDVPPDFLNLDPDIDNHNEFTPNYYSLTNEKTGIDYGLLTYSKSDYSGLWGLAGSVTSTTPPEPTDPLNPIVNYKKGFDENKYGFGEESQDQVIRLLLGFFSIIKSIPDMPFGIDKDKDGVDDVIMNFHEEAKRHSTNIIGRMAGQFSGTMDIPPSQNLPVLYPSLGIPGAPYWTIINPRLKEVQIGSSPFQYMIPMQMISDPLFTTGNDIGLGSSSYSTIMSYNPVAQALWNSGINGYNDNVNAKMALILNVISNSGSGFLPVPRFVANKSADQDIDGLYVPLYEYFWGWDTSDNENDEERKQHAYNYANLMLDQAPCVGPHNFGYTTYGNPEHNYVPDGPYSAVQDPDGIPIYWNVPFIFDGDHDRWDDGIKGDDIMEGWFSGVDYMMLYNLIYANDDGDKPLYHDLINRLVDYDINTDDYTDMMVYSGEGLMIGAFENLTVNANIYGNTPVTLKALDYVQLDAGIYDPNNMPEGITIEVGKITCGNLYTSQNTPYSIAVNDSCQTCGLDNQIGSFVAPSTSGKDLSLPIKMPTPSEFEQRAILNQTAGLNSTNENGVFLFPNPTTDFLQISTSNLLQQILVLDQNGAVVKQFAPSNNLYDIRELASGVYTIILKFNNNDTQHIKVVKL, translated from the coding sequence ATGAGAAAGGTATTATTAAGTTTATTGGCATTGCTCACATTAACAATAGTGAGTCCGCCAGTCAGTTTAAGTCAAACGCCAAACATGCACGGTAGGCTTGCAAAATATTGGTTCTATCGGTGGCGTTTACGCAACGACTTTATGGTAATGGGCGAAGGTCCAGGACAGAGTTTAGTTGCTGATGTAAGGAACAAATGGCGAGCACAGTACATGCTATGGGGCGATGTAACCATTATGCATGGTTACTACTTAACCATGCTTGCCCTTGAACACAAAATTCTGCAAGACAAAGGAAGATGGGCCGATTTAAAAAACAACGAACGAGAATTATATTATGCAATTAAAGCTTTTGAACGTTTGGATCGTGTAGCAGAAACATTTTATTCTTCAGAACCAGGTTTCGACGAAATATATAGAACTGGTGATTCAAGATTACCTGAAGATGTAAACGGTTATTTTTTTCGTGACGATGTGCCACCTGATTTTTTAAATCTTGATCCGGATATTGATAACCATAATGAGTTTACTCCTAATTACTATTCACTAACAAACGAAAAAACAGGTATTGATTATGGATTGTTGACATATAGTAAAAGTGATTATTCCGGTTTATGGGGGTTAGCAGGAAGTGTTACTTCAACAACACCACCAGAACCAACCGATCCTTTAAACCCTATTGTTAATTATAAAAAAGGCTTCGATGAAAATAAATATGGTTTCGGCGAAGAAAGTCAGGATCAAGTAATTCGATTATTGTTAGGTTTTTTCTCCATCATAAAGAGTATTCCAGATATGCCTTTTGGGATTGATAAAGACAAGGATGGAGTTGATGATGTAATCATGAATTTTCACGAAGAAGCCAAAAGACATAGTACCAATATCATTGGGCGAATGGCTGGCCAATTCAGTGGAACCATGGACATACCCCCAAGTCAAAATTTACCAGTTCTTTATCCATCATTGGGAATCCCGGGCGCACCCTATTGGACAATTATCAATCCACGTTTAAAAGAAGTTCAAATCGGTTCATCCCCGTTTCAATATATGATTCCGATGCAAATGATTTCTGATCCCTTATTTACTACCGGGAACGACATTGGGCTTGGTTCTTCCAGTTATTCAACCATTATGAGTTATAATCCGGTTGCACAGGCTTTATGGAATTCCGGAATCAATGGTTACAATGATAATGTAAATGCTAAAATGGCTTTGATCTTAAATGTGATTTCAAACAGTGGGTCCGGTTTTCTGCCTGTACCGCGATTTGTAGCTAATAAAAGTGCTGATCAAGACATTGATGGTCTATACGTTCCTTTATATGAATATTTCTGGGGATGGGATACCAGTGACAATGAAAACGATGAAGAAAGAAAGCAACATGCCTACAATTACGCCAATTTGATGTTAGATCAAGCTCCATGTGTGGGGCCGCATAATTTTGGATATACTACTTATGGAAACCCTGAACATAATTATGTTCCAGATGGACCTTACTCTGCCGTACAAGATCCAGATGGAATTCCGATTTACTGGAATGTTCCTTTTATTTTCGATGGTGATCATGATCGATGGGATGATGGCATTAAGGGCGATGATATCATGGAAGGTTGGTTTTCAGGTGTTGATTATATGATGTTATATAATTTGATCTATGCCAATGATGATGGAGACAAACCCCTTTATCACGATCTGATTAATCGACTAGTAGATTACGATATCAATACGGACGATTATACAGACATGATGGTTTATTCAGGAGAAGGTTTGATGATCGGGGCTTTTGAAAACTTAACTGTTAATGCAAACATCTATGGAAATACACCTGTTACTTTAAAAGCCCTGGATTACGTACAATTGGACGCAGGAATTTACGATCCGAATAACATGCCAGAAGGGATCACCATTGAAGTTGGAAAAATTACCTGCGGAAATCTTTACACTTCCCAAAATACACCTTATTCCATTGCAGTAAATGATTCATGTCAAACTTGTGGTTTGGATAATCAAATAGGAAGTTTCGTTGCTCCATCTACAAGCGGGAAGGACTTAAGTTTGCCAATAAAGATGCCCACTCCTTCCGAATTTGAACAACGGGCGATTTTAAATCAAACCGCAGGTCTGAATTCCACTAACGAAAATGGAGTATTTTTATTCCCTAATCCGACAACTGATTTTCTACAAATCTCAACGAGCAATTTACTTCAGCAAATCTTAGTTTTAGATCAGAATGGAGCAGTGGTTAAACAATTTGCACCATCTAATAATTTATACGATATTCGTGAATTGGCATCCGGAGTATATACCATTATTCTAAAATTCAATAATAATGATACACAACACATTAAAGTGGTTAAGTTGTAG
- a CDS encoding DUF4365 domain-containing protein: MTIEQIKEQLSNNFIGILAANKGFTLDKPSSDFGVDYQLKKAVPYVNPKGETRYLTDGNYLDIQLKSTTEDNITYTTNSIKYVLEAKNYNDLIERKSNGFAPLILILFILPADVATWVNMDASEIKLRRNAFWYYPPDGAVQTENGRTITIEIDKSNLLDADCFNNLHLKFFP, encoded by the coding sequence ATGACTATTGAACAAATAAAAGAACAACTATCCAACAATTTCATCGGAATTTTGGCTGCGAATAAAGGATTTACCTTAGATAAGCCGAGTTCAGATTTTGGCGTGGATTACCAACTAAAAAAGGCTGTTCCTTACGTCAATCCAAAAGGTGAAACGCGATATTTAACGGATGGTAACTACCTGGATATTCAGTTGAAATCAACTACCGAGGACAACATAACTTATACAACAAATTCAATTAAATACGTGTTAGAAGCTAAAAACTACAATGATTTAATTGAAAGAAAATCTAATGGTTTTGCTCCTTTAATATTAATTCTTTTTATTCTGCCTGCTGATGTGGCAACCTGGGTTAACATGGATGCTTCTGAAATTAAACTGCGCCGGAATGCATTTTGGTATTATCCTCCGGATGGAGCTGTTCAAACAGAAAACGGAAGAACGATAACAATTGAAATTGATAAATCAAATTTACTTGATGCAGATTGTTTTAATAATTTGCATTTAAAATTCTTTCCGTGA